A window from Pseudomonas campi encodes these proteins:
- a CDS encoding substrate-binding periplasmic protein, with the protein MRARLLACWLLGLLLPSLGSAELLLLTEEAPPTSFRREGKLDGYSVEVVRMLVQRTGHAVHMELLPWTRGYHLVKTEPDTALFSMVRTEEREPLFQWVGPILQGSTRFYSLKSSNLRIDTLEDAANSGPLALPKQWYTFETLQRMGFTNLYGVPSSKQMVTMLKHGRVKLIATEDVTLREELATGGLRPEDVQAHLSLMQSDYYIAFSKKTDAAQVAEWQRELDGMRRDGSLGQIFTRWFPSASQR; encoded by the coding sequence ATGCGTGCAAGGCTGTTGGCCTGCTGGCTGCTGGGGCTGCTGTTGCCGAGCCTCGGTTCAGCCGAATTGCTGCTGCTGACCGAGGAGGCGCCACCGACCAGCTTTCGCCGCGAAGGCAAGCTCGATGGCTACTCGGTAGAAGTGGTGCGCATGCTGGTGCAGCGCACCGGGCATGCCGTGCACATGGAGTTGCTGCCCTGGACCCGTGGCTACCATCTGGTCAAGACTGAGCCCGATACTGCTTTGTTCTCCATGGTGCGTACCGAGGAGCGCGAACCGCTGTTCCAGTGGGTGGGGCCGATATTGCAGGGTTCCACGCGCTTCTATTCGCTGAAGTCCAGCAACCTGCGCATCGACACCCTCGAGGATGCGGCGAACAGTGGCCCCTTGGCCTTGCCCAAGCAGTGGTACACCTTCGAGACCTTGCAGCGTATGGGCTTCACCAATCTTTATGGCGTGCCCAGTTCCAAACAGATGGTGACCATGCTCAAGCATGGTCGGGTCAAGCTGATCGCCACTGAGGATGTGACCCTGCGCGAGGAGCTGGCGACCGGTGGCCTGCGTCCGGAGGACGTGCAGGCGCACCTGTCGTTGATGCAGTCGGACTACTACATCGCCTTCTCCAAGAAGACCGATGCGGCGCAGGTGGCCGAGTGGCAGCGCGAACTCGATGGCATGCGCCGCGATGGCAGCCTGGGGCAGATCTTCACCCGCTGGTTTCCAAGCGCCAGCCAGCGCTGA
- a CDS encoding type II secretion system F family protein, whose amino-acid sequence MPAKSVAPVGLADRAILFAQLAAMEKAGLPADRALATVQLPGGVQNRVEAMLRLLTQGRDLAAAGQKSGLFTPLEVTLLQAAQSAGSPARVYERLAEHYAHKVTQAKALQSRLLLPAAVLVLALLIQPLPSLVAGNLSLFGYLWGVLQPLLILTALILCGRQWLQRLERPAALRAGARDAWLLRVPLFGQAHARRNTRDFFESLGLMLEAGLPMFEALPKACATLSNSQLRSDFLGLQQRVQAGAPLAQAILPLDFPGKPQLASLIRTGEASGTLPATLLAYAARESLALADFQEQLATWLPRLVYVAVALWMAYGLLTGGGIAPRLPAELG is encoded by the coding sequence ATGCCTGCGAAATCCGTTGCTCCTGTGGGCCTGGCCGATCGCGCCATCCTGTTCGCCCAGCTGGCGGCCATGGAAAAGGCCGGGCTACCGGCGGATCGCGCATTGGCCACCGTGCAGTTGCCGGGCGGCGTGCAGAACCGGGTCGAGGCCATGCTGCGCCTGCTGACCCAGGGGCGTGACCTGGCGGCTGCCGGGCAGAAGTCCGGTCTGTTCACGCCGCTGGAAGTCACCTTGCTGCAGGCTGCGCAGAGTGCCGGTAGTCCGGCGCGGGTGTATGAGCGCCTGGCTGAGCATTACGCACACAAGGTCACGCAGGCCAAGGCCCTGCAGTCGCGCCTGCTGCTGCCGGCGGCGGTGCTGGTGCTGGCCTTGCTGATCCAGCCTTTGCCCAGCCTGGTGGCCGGTAACCTGAGCCTGTTCGGCTATCTGTGGGGCGTACTTCAGCCGCTATTGATCCTGACTGCTTTGATTTTGTGCGGGCGCCAGTGGCTGCAGCGCCTGGAGCGGCCGGCGGCATTGCGGGCCGGCGCGCGGGATGCCTGGTTGCTGCGGGTGCCGCTGTTCGGCCAGGCCCATGCACGGCGCAATACGCGGGACTTCTTCGAAAGCCTGGGGCTGATGCTGGAAGCCGGTTTGCCGATGTTCGAGGCCTTACCCAAGGCCTGTGCGACCCTGAGCAACAGCCAACTGCGCAGCGACTTTCTCGGTCTGCAGCAGCGCGTGCAGGCTGGCGCGCCGCTGGCTCAGGCCATCCTGCCGCTGGATTTTCCCGGCAAGCCACAGCTGGCCAGCCTGATTCGTACCGGTGAGGCCAGTGGCACCTTGCCGGCGACCTTGCTCGCTTATGCCGCACGCGAGTCGCTGGCGTTGGCCGATTTCCAGGAGCAGCTGGCGACCTGGTTGCCGCGCCTGGTGTATGTCGCCGTGGCTTTGTGGATGGCCTATGGCCTGTTGACCGGTGGCGGCATTGCCCCACGACTGCCGGCAGAGCTGGGCTGA